A window of the Pangasianodon hypophthalmus isolate fPanHyp1 chromosome 12, fPanHyp1.pri, whole genome shotgun sequence genome harbors these coding sequences:
- the socs5a gene encoding suppressor of cytokine signaling 5a, with translation MEKVGKVWSNLKRGCQSLLHQDGSSRGEMQPQPHTFCQSVDQTEGESTLELASPSDSLSTHPVVSRRANGSVVHRGHNCVADVPQILEITVEQDSEDGCAPLGARRDSYSRHAPWSGKKRHSCSTKAQSSLETTDRRSGRSRRRHLANSSRDEPDQGVPRSLRQQLHETMGLCLPLRLSSRGTHSRLPKRKIQITELMLETCPFPPGSDLARKWHLIKQHTAPVTAAAVDCSTDSPNGARASPEDEEERLRERRRLSIEEGVDPPPDAQIHTVEAITAPLATVYKLGPKLAPGMGEALGESRGATAADCDSEDDDTTTLCLQARRPKQRHNSAEGLLGGKQPGPWKVHTQIDYIHCLVPDLMQITALPCYWGVMDRYEAEALLDGRPEGTFLLRDSAQEDYLFSVSFRRYGRSLHARIEQWNHNFSFDAHDPCVFHAATVTALLEHYKDPSACMFFEPLLTLPLHRTFPFGLQSLARAVICRGTTYDGIAALPLPPALQDYLREYHYKQRVRVRWLERELLKAK, from the coding sequence ATGGAGAAGGTAGGCAAGGTGTGGAGCAACCTGAAGAGGGGATGTCAGTCTCTGCTCCACCAAGATGGAAGTTCCCGAGGGGAAATGCAACCACAGCCACATACATTTTGTCAGAGTGTGGACCAGACCGAAGGAGAGAGCACACTGGAACTCGCCAGTCCTTCTGACAGCCTGTCGACACACCCTGTTGTGTCACGGAGGGCTAATGGAAGCGTGGTACATCGGGGTCATAACTGCGTGGCAGATGTGCCTCAAATACTGGAGATCACAGTTGAGCAGGACAGTGAAGATGGGTGCGCTCCCCTTGGTGCCCGCAGAGATTCCTATTCACGTCACGCACCTTGGAGTGGCAAGAAGAGGCACTCATGCTCCACCAAGGCACAGAGTTCCCTGGAGACCACAGACCGACGGAGTGGCCGCTCCCGTCGGAGACACCTAGCAAATAGCAGCAGGGATGAACCAGACCAGGGAGTACCACGTTCACTGCGCCAGCAGCTCCATGAAACAATGGGCCTGTGCCTCCCTCTGCGTCTGTCATCACGTGGCACCCACTCACGGCTGCCCAAGCGCAAGATCCAGATCACCGAGCTAATGCTGGAAACATGCCCCTTCCCTCCTGGCTCTGATCTTGCTCGTAAATGGCACCTCATCAAACAGCATACAGCCCCTGTTACAGCTGCAGCAGTGGACTGCTCCACAGACTCCCCTAATGGTGCTCGTGCATCTCCAGAGGACGAGGAGGAACGTCTACGTGAGCGACGAAGGCTCAGTATAGAAGAGGGAGTGGATCCACCACCTGATGCTCAGATACACACTGTTGAGGCTATTACAGCTCCACTGGCTACAGTCTACAAGCTGGGACCCAAACTAGCTCCTGGGATGGGGGAGGCCTTGGGTGAGAGTCGGGGAGCCACAGCAGCTGACTGTGACTCTGAAGATGATGACACCACCACTCTTTGTTTGCAGGCTCGCCGTCCCAAGCAGCGCCATAATTCAGCAGAGGGCCTCCTGGGCGGCAAGCAGCCAGGGCCCTGgaaagtgcacacacagattGACTATATCCACTGCCTAGTGCCAGACCTGATGCAGATCACAGCTCTACCCTGCTACTGGGGTGTAATGGACCGCTATGAGGCCGAGGCACTGCTCGATGGCCGGCCTGAGGGCACCTTTCTGCTGCGCGACTCTGCCCAGGAGGACTACCTGTTTTCTGTTAGTTTTCGCCGTTATGGTCGCTCGTTGCATGCACGTATTGAACAATGGAACCACAACTTCAGCTTTGATGCCCACGACCCTTGTGTGTTCCATGCAGCCACAGTCACGGCACTGCTGGAGCACTACAAAGACCCCAGCGCCTGCATGTTCTTCGAGCCTCTGCTAACCTTGCCCCTTCACCGGACTTTTCCGTTTGGTCTACAGAGCCTGGCTAGGGCAGTCATCTGCCGTGGGACCACCTACGACGGCATTGCAGCGCTACCTTTACCCCCAGCGCTGCAAGACTACCTCAGGGAGTATCATTATAAGCAGAGGGTGCGTGTGCGCTGGCTGGAGCGAGAGCTGCTCAAGGCCAAGTGA